Below is a genomic region from Ziziphus jujuba cultivar Dongzao chromosome 7, ASM3175591v1.
gttttcttGAATGACCAGGGTTGTGTTAGATTCACCAGTCCAATTGGGGAAGAGGGTACGTCTCTTTGATAGCTGATCATCAATGGATGGTTGAACATGAGACTACAAGATTGGAAAGAACTTACGCTTTGTATATCCAATCGAACTTCGTTAGGACTTTGCCTCTGCTATGATAAAAATAATGGCTTTTTAGGTATTCGGGTCTTAATTTAGAAGATAAAATTGTGGAGTTTCTTTCACTCTTTACATATTTCTTCTTCGACGCTATGAACTTTCTGTGAAGTTCTTTTTATATCTAGTTGATAAGTAGTAAATAGTAGGGCACTCTTATGTATTACATATGGAAAAATACATAGAACTTGTTTGCTGAAAGAACTCTGAAGTAGTTACATTGTTCTTGGACCGAAGTCATTAATTAAAAACTGAACGAATTGGACAACCAACATTTTGAGATTTCAAGCAAAATGTCTCATCTTCAGGCATCCATTGTTGATTAGCGAAGATAATTCCTCGATTAGTAGAGTAAGTTTCTAAGTCTTTGTCATTATTGAGGTAGTGCAGtagcttaaaacaaaaaatgtggattattttgtttgGCCTAACATTTCCATGCTTGATCCATAAGGTATGAATTTGATCTGACTAGACCAGACCATATATAAGGAGTAGTATATAGAGAACTTTAAGTATTTATATTTGCtatatatattgacaaaatATACTTGTTCGCTTACTCAGATAAGAACTAATTATAGTGAATTTTACACTGCACTTTGACCCTCCAATTTCTTAGTTCtcttttgcaatatttttagCTCAGAACAGGCTCTAGTTTGATTGAttgacttatttatttttctgggaATTTCATTTATAGTTTTACATGCAAAATTTTACCACCAAGATAGTGAACTTGATGAAGTCGGAAGGTTTATATGCTTCACAAGGAGGCCCAATTATACTGTCACAGGTACtgcattcttttatatatacgtGACTTTGAACAGATTGAGATTGGTAATtagttttaagttttaaaatataattgccTGTTAACATAGATTGAAAATGAATACCAAAACGTGGAAGCTGCATTTGGTGAAAAAGGGCGTTCATATGTTCGTTGGGCTGCAAAAATGGCAGTAGAGCTTCAAACTGGAGTCCCATGGGTGATGTGCAAGCAGACTGATGCTCCTGACCCTGTGGTCAGTCCACTTTTATTCATGATTTTATCCAATACAGAGAAAGGAAAATGcttttaatctttctttttattttgttgaatgcATTTGTAGATAAATACATGCAATGGAATGAGATGTGGAGAAACTTTTGGAGGCCCAAATTCACCCAATAAGCCATCTCTCTGGACAGAGGATTGGACATCTTTGTATGCATTTTCTTAATCCAAATATTATGATTCATcgtttgtttaattaaaaaaatgataacataCAGATTTATCACAAACTCACAcattttaaatacattaaaCTGGAGAGGAAATTCagagaaatatcaaattaaaatgacctatatatattgatgtattcatatatatgtcttttttttagttatcaagTGTATGGTGAAGAACCATATTTAAGGTCTGCAGAAGACCTTGCATTTCATGCAGCGCTTTTTATCGCAAGAAATGGAAGCTACATAAACTATTACATGGTATGCATTTCTTGTTATTTATGTATTATGTTCCTAAAATGTTCATCAGCTAATAACtaactttatttgtttattccaAGTATATTTGAATAACTGCTTAGCCCCCCTTTGAAAATCttaaatctaattattaatgTCTAATATTTTTGGACTTTATACACGTTACAGTACCATGGTGGAACTAATTTTGGGAGAACAAGCTCTGCATATGTCATAACAGGTTACTATGATCAAGGTCCTCTGGATGAATATGGTAAGGTTTTTAATATAAATCTTTTCATGATTTTCCTGCTTGAATTAAATATCTGATTAATTGGCttaaactttaaaactttaggtcTCTTAAGGCAACCCAAATGGGGTCATCTGAAGCAGTTGCATGCTGCAATCAAGAATTGCTCAAAAACTTTACTTGAGGGAGTGCCATCTAATTTTTCTTTAGGCCAACTTCAACAGGTTATGTCCCAATAAAAGCTTGATAATGTAATTTTCTTCCCCTGTTAATTCTAATTTAATTAGGCATTAAACTTATATACTCCTGCAGGCCTACACCTTCACTGAAGCAGGAGGAGGATGTGTTGCATTTCTTATTAATAATGATCAAAGAAAAAATGCAACTGTGCAATTCCAAAATCAGTCATTTGTGTTGCTTCCCAAGTCAATCAGTATTCTACCAGACTGTCAAAATGTAATTTTCAACACAGCAAAGGTACCTAATAATTAACCTGTACAATTTTAAATCTCTTTTTTTCAAGATCAACCATGTGTTCTTTGATGATCTGTtgtaaataataacaatacatatacatatgtatatataggtcAAGACAAAGCCCAACAAGAGAATTATCAAAGCAAAGTTGAAGTTTGATTCAGAAGATATATGGGAAGAATTCAAAGAGGCAACCCCAAATTTTGATGATACTTCACTAAAATCAAACAGACTGCTTGAGCAAATGAATACCACCAAAGATGAATCTGATTATCTTTGGTATACTCTTAggtattttgatttaaaggtTATTAACCAATAAATGCTTCAacattttatctcttttttattcaaaattagtTGTTGGTGTCTGTAATATTGGTGTATATAATTAACAGGTTTCAGCACAACATTTCCTGTACTGAACCAGTACTTGCTGTTAAGTCTCTCGCCCATGTTGCACACGCTTTTATAAACAGTAAATTTGTAGGTAAGATTTATCAACTATGTCAAAAATTCCttgctcttttcttttccttccctttTTCATTTGCTACAGACACAGAAACTTGATAAAAACCTCACTTACTTTATTAGGAAATGCTCATGGAAATCATAGTGTTAAAGGATTCAGCATGGAAAATCCTATAACTTTAGATGAAGGAATGAATAACATTTCTCTGCTCAGCGTGATGGTTGGTCTACCGGTAATTAATCTTTTAATTcttataatattgatttttttttttgattttttatttattttactcttcttttttttttttttttttttttttttttggtataaacATACACAACCTTTATTTTCTTCCTCTCAGAATTTGTTaaactcaaaattttctttttctttctgagTTCTAAGGATTCAGGAGCTTTTCTTGAAAGTAGATACGCTGGCTTTAACAGTGTGGAAATTCACTGCACTGAAAAGGAGAACTTGTACAATTTTACAAAGTATGCGTGGGGATATCAGGTCAGATTtcacacaaataattttctatgttTTCAATGGGTTTCAACCTTATGTAAATGGTGGAAAATGATTGCATTTTTCTTGAGGAAATGGCTAATTGGAAGgtaggaaatttgaaaattaacctCTTCTTTACAGGTTGGACTACTTGGagagaaattacaaatatacaAGGAAGAAAATTTGGCAACAGTGGAATGGAGCAAGTTCAAACTTGGAGACTCTTCAAATCAAACATTTATTTGGTATAAGGTACATATTACATGAAATCCACTTTACATGTTATATAACTATTTCTTTTCAACATATTTATACAAAGAAATCTATAAAGGGAAAATTTGAGATAATGACATGACTAGCTTGTATGTTTTCTTTGATAACTTTTGATTACTTTCACACTGCCAAAGGTGCAAAGTGAAAGTCCACGGTAATCTTACTTTCATTACAAATTAAggaatttaaatattgtttttaattaaaaaagaatttgacTTAGTTAGCAGAATTAGTATATACAATGTTAGTTTTAAACTTGCAAcatatttgtaaaaattttcGCAGTCGGTTTTTGATGAACCCGGTGGAGATGATCCAGTGGCCTTAAACCTTAGCTCAATGGGGAAAGGTGAAACTTGGATTAATGGACAAAGCATTGGTCGATATTGGGTTTCATTCCATACTCCCAAAGGAAAGCCATCGCAGACTTTGTGAGTATAGTTTGTTCTCTAATCTTTTACGTTTTTATGTAGTAATTTcatataatatgaaaatttgaattcagaatcattattaaaaaaataataattttactattagATTATCCTCACAAGACCGATCTATATGGTATTTAACAATATTGTATAtgctaattataaattatttttactagGTACCATGTGCCACGATCGTTCCTTAAAAAATCGGAAAACCTTCTAGTATTGGTGGAAGAAATTGGTGGAAATCCTCTTCAAATAACATTGGACACCATTCGTGTCACCTCTTTACAACATGAAGATGATTTTTCCTTTCATCAACTTCCTGTCCCTCAGCAATCTACTTGATGAAATGATGATATTATCATGGATGGAACCCCATTGATACAAATCCatacaaaatattaatactTGTATCCCTACAGTAAATTTGCTTTTccttgataatttatttatattcaaaattaataaagaatttAGAAATTCATTCAAATTTTAACTGAAATATAGATGTTTATTGGAAAAATGAATGGTTTCCCAAATATTATTTCGGTTTTCTGTATCTTTTCCAAATGACAAGGCAGCTGAGTTTTATtatgatgattattattattctaacgatgatgatgatttttatttggCAAGGCTAGAACCACTTGGATCCTACTTTTTTTGGGCTGGGATTACATCCTTGAATATCTTTGAGCCTAGTTTTGACAATATAATGGGCTTAGTTGTGGGCTCAGGTGGGTCTTCCGCGCTCTTTTTGGTTGGGTTAActacaattttttctttaaaaacatattttattattattatttttatttcatttttttgtgtttgtttaatGCCGAAAAAGTTCTAATACTCCTAAAGTACCCGCCCATTCAGTACACCTTTAAGATATAGACCGTATTGGTTCGgttttaaactaaaatataattcaatttaTACTGTTTGGTTTATGTAATATAGAATTTAATCTAAATTATTGAAAGTTttaaatccaaatcaaaccaaatcatTATAATCGATTTGTTTGGATTGATTAATCAATTTGGAATTTATGAGTCtatcaatatataatacaaatttggTAGGATTGTGCGATAGTGCTGAGTCTTGAAGAGCATAGAATGAACTTGGTGGTGGCGGCAAGCATGTTTAGggctttatatttttatttgaaaattgaaaattggggatatggtataaaaatattaaaaattaaaggatatgttaaaaaaaatttaaaaattaatatataagaataaaaaaatatataaaatatatatacctttttaattacataatatatgatttggattggatttatattttcaagcttaaaccaatccaatccaaatagtttttgatatttttgaattcaatctaatccaatttatgtaaaaatccaatacaAACTGTTAAAAATAGATTGGATTGAATGAGTTGaatgggttggattggattttgtccATACCTACTCCTTCATATGATTTAATGATATATGGACTAATTTTCCATTCCACATCATATAACACCTCATTCTCTCTTAAATACATAGCTCACTCTTTCTCTTCTGCAACCGAAACAACCCCTATTTCTTCTACATCAAAAGCCATAAGAATaccaaaatcaatattctcaaTCAATGCCTCTTTTCTTCTATACCGAAAATCATTATAAATACACAATTAAAATTCTCTATGTCACCGGACTTTTTCTCACTTtctcattttattaaaaataaataaatacataaataaataaaccccaTGAAGTCAGGGACCAAATCTTTCTCTTATTTAGGAAAACAAAACCATTAAGTCAGGGACCAAAATCTACTTCAGTATCAGCAAAATGTAGGTCTAAGATCAAACTGAAatttaacagaaaaaagaaaaagaaaagtaataaaaaatgaaaaaataatggaaGTTGCAAAATTTCACAACTAATGATCggtatttgattttgtttaaatattcgaaaattgagttttgtttatttattataatatagtcAATATACTTTGAGAAAGGAGAGAACAATCTTGATGAATGAATGGCTCATTgttacaccttttttttttttttttttttgtgggagaGAAAGAGTAAAGGTTGATGATGAGAAATAAGTGGCTCCAGATGTCTGATCTTGGGCCTAATTTATGGTTTAATTtacgatgcagaagaaacagcGTTTCTGTATTGGATTCATATCAGttgcaaaagagagagagagagagaggaaaaagaaccattttttatagagaataaGATGTTGtctgaaatgaaaaaaataatccaCATATTATTAAATCGTATAAAAAAGTACTAAATGGGTGGATATTTATTTCAGGAGTACTAGAAGTTTTTCCGTCTAATGTTGTCTAAAGTTTAATCTGCAGGGTGACTGACCTTCCCAACTTCaccataattataataaaataaatgaataaaaaatttatctatttatttcaaacagtgaataaaaaatattaggaTAATATATGTcacttaataaaatttattgatttgttttttttattttttttctggataatataataaaatttatggaTCTGCCCCAGATTCCAAGTACCTGGCTTTATTAATAAACATGAAATGGAATAGTAGAGAGACACAAGTCAAATATCTAGAGCCATGTGTCACGTCTCgtgcaaaaggagtaaaacccttgaggtttaaccggaagactctacactctccatgaagaatcAAGAGAAGCCCGaaatattctagaagattcaagagaaacctagactaatatagattggaatctctctagaatactccatgtaaatatcttgtacataaccctagaataatctagaaccctaactagataggtgacatgtgtacatatctagaactttcctacatgccaagccctctatataaaggggttagactctcatttgtaacacatccaagaatccaagaattctagcaatacaagtattctccacattctctcaaactttcctacttcctactctcttactcttagcttccgcattatgatagcttgtgagcaaggcttacttagcaagggaggtgctaagtgccgcacgggagtgttggaaaagttaggcctgtgacagttggtatcagagccaattgctgctcaagcatatcgttggtgtaacgtggaagtaggcaagatggctagctcggatgttaccatcaatgtggagggagctaccgaagcgcgaggtcgtgaagagcaacgcaaccccaatgcggggaagcagaggcataagtccaagtccaaggatgtgatgacGAGCGTAGAGTTACGCTTGGAGGAGCATGCATCCCGAGTACAAGAAAGGTTTGAGGCACTGGAGAGTCgcctagatgggctagagtcggaggacattgccatcaaTCAAGCCGTGAGGGGGTTACTCAACGGACTAGACGATGCCTTAAGGAGGGAGCTCCGTGCGAcacgcgaccaatgcatgggggaggtagcagaccttcgtgccatgttggagagagaattggatgccatccgcacccaaatggaggatatgcggggtgattgggctctttgcaagaggGCGGTGGCGTCGGGGACAACCACCATCCGCGAGGGGCCACGAATCGATGTGTcaaagcccaagtcctacttcggggcaaggaatgcgagggagctcgagaatttcctttggggcttggagcaatactttgaagcaatgggcattgttgacgatgcttcaaagataaggactgccactctctaccttagcgacacggcaatgttatggtggagaaggaggcatAGCGACATCGAGCGAGGTACGTGCACTTTTCATACTTTTGATGACTTTAAGAAGGATCTCAAAAGGCAATTCTATCCGGAGAATGCCGAAGATGAGGCAAGGAGTcgccttcgacgactcaagcaagtaggccatatccggaatacatcaaggagttcaccaacttggtgttggagatcccggacctatcggataaagactcccttttctacttcatggatggtctacaaccttgggccaagacggagttgaagaggcgtggagtacaagatttggctagtgccattgcatatgccgaaggcttcatcgactactccaaccaaagagactctccaaagccaaaggaatggaatgacaaccatggaaaaggtgggggagaaccTAGTAGGTCCAAAGAAGACGAAAGGGAAGAAAGTGCACATAAGCCAAAAGGCTAGAAATGGAAGCCGTCTAAGGAAGGTAAGGACGCTTCCAAAActaaaaactcttgtttcttatgcgatggaccgcattgggttagggattgtccgaagaggaaggctttgaatgccatgactacCCAATACGAGGAGAACCAAGAGGAAGGAGCCAGTATAGGTTCCTTACAAttgttgaatgctatcaaggctgctcctaaggagacaaagagGGGTGGCCTAATGTTtgtggaggcaaaactcaatggagtgcccaccaaggcgttggtggacacgggtgcctcacataacttcctatcggtggaggaggcacaaaggctTAGGATTAAGGCAACACAAGAAATGGGCTTCGTAAAGGCGGTAAATTTCGACGCGAAGTcgctccaaggagttgctagaggtgtgaaaaccaccatcggGGATTGGAAGGGCCAATTGAACCTAACGGTGGTATCCATGGacgactacaaggttgtccttggtatggacttcttcaaccaagtaaaggctttcccactcccatttgcaaacAAGTtgtgcatcatggatgggggaacgacgtgcatggtgcctacaGAACGAGTTAGCAAGCGGGAGACCAAGGTTTTGTCGGCACTGCAAGTCgagagggaggagcaaatcaacttggttgctgcccaaaagcctagtgaggatgcccaaagccatgccaagacatctcctaaggtacaagatgtgccaaaggagttggaCCAAGGGAGTTTGTGTGCATTGGCCTCAAGTTGTGGAGACAACAAGAGGAAATATGTGGAGGCTAAGGGAGGGACCTTAGTCAAACCACTACCCCAACCACACAAGATGCATGAGGGGGTGATAGGACCCTATGAGAGATCACTTCCCATTATAGGGAAAGGGGGCAAGGGAGCCCCAAAGGAAGGTAAGTCAAGAAGGGCACCCATGGAGATAGCGACTTCACCCGACAAGAATGTGgaagccacacctgcggatCGAGTCGGTCAACATAGAGGCATGcccaactacaccaaatacttggtgaaggggaaggacctgccggatggtgaagtaagtggggagcacgaagatacacaacggcaactcaaagatcacattcggcgggcaagga
It encodes:
- the LOC107425356 gene encoding beta-galactosidase 6 isoform X3, which produces MMSLHLFSRTASFRVVLDSPVQLGKRFYMQNFTTKIVNLMKSEGLYASQGGPIILSQIENEYQNVEAAFGEKGRSYVRWAAKMAVELQTGVPWVMCKQTDAPDPVINTCNGMRCGETFGGPNSPNKPSLWTEDWTSFYQVYGEEPYLRSAEDLAFHAALFIARNGSYINYYMYHGGTNFGRTSSAYVITGYYDQGPLDEYGLLRQPKWGHLKQLHAAIKNCSKTLLEGVPSNFSLGQLQQAYTFTEAGGGCVAFLINNDQRKNATVQFQNQSFVLLPKSISILPDCQNVIFNTAKVKTKPNKRIIKAKLKFDSEDIWEEFKEATPNFDDTSLKSNRLLEQMNTTKDESDYLWYTLRFQHNISCTEPVLAVKSLAHVAHAFINSKFVGNAHGNHSVKGFSMENPITLDEGMNNISLLSVMVGLPDSGAFLESRYAGFNSVEIHCTEKENLYNFTKYAWGYQVGLLGEKLQIYKEENLATVEWSKFKLGDSSNQTFIWYKSVFDEPGGDDPVALNLSSMGKGETWINGQSIGRYWVSFHTPKGKPSQTLYHVPRSFLKKSENLLVLVEEIGGNPLQITLDTIRVTSLQHEDDFSFHQLPVPQQST
- the LOC107425356 gene encoding beta-galactosidase 6 isoform X1 — translated: MEWLQRWMVVVHCLVVLLILTENWVIATGNVTYDGRSLIIDGQRRILFSGSIHYPRSTPQMWSPLIAKAKEGGVNVIQTYVFWNLHEPKPGQYDFSGRYDLVKFIKEIQAQGLYACLRIGPFIESEWNYGGFPFWLHDVPGIIFRSDNEPFKFYMQNFTTKIVNLMKSEGLYASQGGPIILSQIENEYQNVEAAFGEKGRSYVRWAAKMAVELQTGVPWVMCKQTDAPDPVINTCNGMRCGETFGGPNSPNKPSLWTEDWTSFYQVYGEEPYLRSAEDLAFHAALFIARNGSYINYYMYHGGTNFGRTSSAYVITGYYDQGPLDEYGLLRQPKWGHLKQLHAAIKNCSKTLLEGVPSNFSLGQLQQAYTFTEAGGGCVAFLINNDQRKNATVQFQNQSFVLLPKSISILPDCQNVIFNTAKVKTKPNKRIIKAKLKFDSEDIWEEFKEATPNFDDTSLKSNRLLEQMNTTKDESDYLWYTLRFQHNISCTEPVLAVKSLAHVAHAFINSKFVGNAHGNHSVKGFSMENPITLDEGMNNISLLSVMVGLPDSGAFLESRYAGFNSVEIHCTEKENLYNFTKYAWGYQVGLLGEKLQIYKEENLATVEWSKFKLGDSSNQTFIWYKSVFDEPGGDDPVALNLSSMGKGETWINGQSIGRYWVSFHTPKGKPSQTLYHVPRSFLKKSENLLVLVEEIGGNPLQITLDTIRVTSLQHEDDFSFHQLPVPQQST
- the LOC107425356 gene encoding beta-galactosidase 6 isoform X4, yielding MNRSRKCNNDVSAPLLQDCFIQFYMQNFTTKIVNLMKSEGLYASQGGPIILSQIENEYQNVEAAFGEKGRSYVRWAAKMAVELQTGVPWVMCKQTDAPDPVINTCNGMRCGETFGGPNSPNKPSLWTEDWTSFYQVYGEEPYLRSAEDLAFHAALFIARNGSYINYYMYHGGTNFGRTSSAYVITGYYDQGPLDEYGLLRQPKWGHLKQLHAAIKNCSKTLLEGVPSNFSLGQLQQAYTFTEAGGGCVAFLINNDQRKNATVQFQNQSFVLLPKSISILPDCQNVIFNTAKVKTKPNKRIIKAKLKFDSEDIWEEFKEATPNFDDTSLKSNRLLEQMNTTKDESDYLWYTLRFQHNISCTEPVLAVKSLAHVAHAFINSKFVGNAHGNHSVKGFSMENPITLDEGMNNISLLSVMVGLPDSGAFLESRYAGFNSVEIHCTEKENLYNFTKYAWGYQVGLLGEKLQIYKEENLATVEWSKFKLGDSSNQTFIWYKSVFDEPGGDDPVALNLSSMGKGETWINGQSIGRYWVSFHTPKGKPSQTLYHVPRSFLKKSENLLVLVEEIGGNPLQITLDTIRVTSLQHEDDFSFHQLPVPQQST
- the LOC107425356 gene encoding beta-galactosidase 6 isoform X2 translates to MSCQFFLFFPWFSSHRKVIKETIVWLIKNYSLRKCNNDVSAPLLQDCFIQFYMQNFTTKIVNLMKSEGLYASQGGPIILSQIENEYQNVEAAFGEKGRSYVRWAAKMAVELQTGVPWVMCKQTDAPDPVINTCNGMRCGETFGGPNSPNKPSLWTEDWTSFYQVYGEEPYLRSAEDLAFHAALFIARNGSYINYYMYHGGTNFGRTSSAYVITGYYDQGPLDEYGLLRQPKWGHLKQLHAAIKNCSKTLLEGVPSNFSLGQLQQAYTFTEAGGGCVAFLINNDQRKNATVQFQNQSFVLLPKSISILPDCQNVIFNTAKVKTKPNKRIIKAKLKFDSEDIWEEFKEATPNFDDTSLKSNRLLEQMNTTKDESDYLWYTLRFQHNISCTEPVLAVKSLAHVAHAFINSKFVGNAHGNHSVKGFSMENPITLDEGMNNISLLSVMVGLPDSGAFLESRYAGFNSVEIHCTEKENLYNFTKYAWGYQVGLLGEKLQIYKEENLATVEWSKFKLGDSSNQTFIWYKSVFDEPGGDDPVALNLSSMGKGETWINGQSIGRYWVSFHTPKGKPSQTLYHVPRSFLKKSENLLVLVEEIGGNPLQITLDTIRVTSLQHEDDFSFHQLPVPQQST